A region of the Stutzerimonas stutzeri genome:
GTCCAGCGCCACCACTCGGTCGACCAGTGTGCGAGCGACGATCATTCGCCACAGGGTCAGACCAAGCGGCAACATGACCAGAGTCAGCAGTATCGCAATCATGCTCACCACCTCTCGATTCGTGCGATACGGCGCTCGAACACATGGCGGATCGACGCAATGATTTGCTCCGGGGCCCGGCCGTCCAGTGCGTGTACGTAGAGCAGACGACGATCGGCACTGGCGTGCAGCGCGCAATTGCCGGGCGTCAGTGAGACCAGACTGGCGAGTACCGCAACGCCGAGGTCGGTGCGCAGCTCGATTGGCACCGCGATGATCGAGCTTTGCATGTTGGGCGTGCGTGCAAAGGCCGCGCGGGCCACAACGACGGAGGAGACGATCAACTCGTAGAGGTAGATGCCGAGTAGTTCGATCACATCACGCACTCGGCGCAGCAGGCCTGTCTTCATGGGAGCGCCTCCTGAATCGGATTTGGCGGCAACACCGCCGCGAGGTATGCAGTCGGGTCCAGCAGTGCCGCAGCAGCGGTTTGCGAGAAGAGGATAAGTGGTTGCGGCATGAGGCCAATTACGAGGGTCAGCGCACCCAGCGACGCAATAGCCAGCAGCATTGGCAACGGAACCGGACGTGCCTCGGCGCGGGGTAGTACTGGCTTTTTCCAGAAGGCTTCCATCCAGATCTTGGTCATCGAATAGAGCGTCAACAGGCCGACGAACAGTGCCAGGCCAGCCAGCCAGTGTTCGCCTTCGCGGAAGCTGGCGTCGATGACCAGGAACTTCGCCCAGAAACCGGATAAAGGGGGAAGCCCTGCCAGCGATAGCGCGGGCACCAGGAAAAGCGCCGCCAGCAACGGATTGCGGTACATCAAGCCGCCGCTCTTGCGCAGGTCGAAAGTGCCGGAGGCCCTGTGGATCGCCCCGGCGAGCAGAAACAGATTCGCCTTCACGATGATGTGGTGAATGATGTAGAAGATCGCCCCGGCGAGCGCTGCCTGGGTGGATATCGCCAGGCCGA
Encoded here:
- a CDS encoding Na+/H+ antiporter subunit E, giving the protein MKTGLLRRVRDVIELLGIYLYELIVSSVVVARAAFARTPNMQSSIIAVPIELRTDLGVAVLASLVSLTPGNCALHASADRRLLYVHALDGRAPEQIIASIRHVFERRIARIERW